A stretch of Synechococcus sp. MIT S9220 DNA encodes these proteins:
- the thrB gene encoding homoserine kinase has translation MAQPRIGQTVVVDVPATTANIGPGFDCLGAALDLNNRFTMRRIEGHGERFELIIEGQEGSHLRGGAENLVYRAAQRVWKAAGEEPVALEARVRLAVPPARGLGSSATAIVAGLVGANALVGEPLSREKLLELAIDIEGHPDNVVPSLLGGLCMTAKAASQRWRVVRCEWMNSVKAVVAIPAIRLSTSEARRAMPKAVPVSDAVVNLGALTLLLQGLRTGNGDLISDGMHDRLHEPYRWRLIKGGQEVKEAAIAAGAWGCAISGAGPSILALCCEENGAAVSQAMVRAWESVGVASRAPLLSLQTAGSHWHPKDAG, from the coding sequence ATGGCGCAGCCGCGAATAGGCCAGACCGTCGTGGTGGATGTACCAGCCACCACCGCCAACATCGGGCCAGGCTTTGACTGCCTTGGCGCCGCCCTCGATCTCAACAACCGCTTCACGATGCGACGCATCGAGGGGCATGGAGAACGTTTTGAGCTGATCATCGAAGGGCAAGAGGGATCTCACCTGCGAGGCGGTGCTGAAAATCTTGTCTACCGAGCGGCTCAGCGCGTTTGGAAAGCTGCCGGTGAAGAACCGGTCGCTCTTGAGGCAAGGGTGCGTCTTGCGGTGCCTCCGGCCAGAGGACTAGGCAGCAGTGCCACAGCAATCGTGGCGGGGCTTGTGGGAGCCAACGCGCTGGTGGGCGAACCTCTGAGTCGGGAGAAACTGCTGGAACTCGCCATCGATATCGAAGGGCATCCAGACAACGTCGTGCCGTCGCTGTTGGGGGGCCTCTGCATGACAGCCAAGGCCGCCTCTCAACGCTGGCGGGTTGTGCGCTGCGAATGGATGAACAGCGTGAAGGCCGTTGTCGCGATTCCGGCGATACGGCTGAGCACCAGTGAAGCGCGTCGCGCCATGCCCAAGGCTGTGCCTGTGAGCGATGCGGTGGTCAACCTGGGTGCACTCACACTTCTGCTCCAGGGATTACGCACCGGCAACGGTGACCTGATCTCAGATGGGATGCACGACAGGCTGCATGAGCCCTATCGCTGGCGATTGATCAAGGGCGGACAGGAGGTCAAAGAAGCTGCAATCGCTGCAGGGGCATGGGGATGCGCCATCAGTGGTGCCGGTCCAAGCATCCTGGCCCTCTGTTGCGAAGAGAATGGTGCCGCCGTCAGCCAGGCGATGGTGAGGGCATGGGAGTCTGTGGGTGTTGCCAGTCGCGCGCCGCTTCTAAGCCTCCAAACAGCTGGCAGTCACTGGCATCCCAAGGATGCAGGCTGA
- a CDS encoding NAD(P)H-quinone oxidoreductase subunit 4: protein MDANLPLMAASDAGFPWLSLIVLLPAAAALLMPLLPGEDQNTSPVPRNLTIAVLLADLGLMIAAFSRHYDPLESQLQLVERVSWVPAIGLEWSLGADGLSAPLVVLSGLVTLLTVCASWNITHKSRLYFALLLVQASAQALVFLSQDFLLFFLAWELELVPVYLLIAIWGGQNRQYAATKFILYTALASLLILISGLAIANSGDSFTLNMTEMAQRSPGGSFGLLCYLGFLVGFGVKLPIFPLHTWLPDAHGEANAPVSMLLAGVLLKMGGYALLRFNVQMLPEAHLLLAPALIILGIVNIVYGALNAFAQDNVKRRIACSSVSHMGFVLVGIGAVDALGLSGAMLQMISHGLIAAAMFFVTGCFYERTKTLSIPNMGGLAKALPITFAFFLASSLASLALPGMSGFISEITVFLGITSQESFTTFFRVTTIVLAAIGLVLTPIYLLSMCRRVFFGPRIPALAFVKDMRPREAAIGLTLLVPTLVIGFWPRIAMDLYEASTDALASDLASHTLVAARALLPTG, encoded by the coding sequence ATGGACGCCAACCTGCCGCTGATGGCTGCGTCCGACGCAGGGTTCCCCTGGCTCTCGCTGATCGTGCTGCTTCCAGCGGCTGCAGCGTTGTTGATGCCGCTTCTCCCTGGAGAAGACCAGAACACCTCACCGGTTCCACGCAATCTCACGATTGCCGTGCTGCTGGCGGATCTCGGTCTGATGATCGCTGCCTTCAGTCGTCACTACGACCCGCTGGAGAGTCAGCTTCAGCTGGTGGAACGCGTCAGTTGGGTCCCTGCGATCGGTCTGGAGTGGTCACTCGGAGCCGACGGGCTCTCAGCTCCACTCGTTGTGCTCAGTGGTCTGGTCACGCTGCTGACCGTGTGCGCCAGCTGGAACATCACCCATAAATCCAGGCTGTATTTCGCACTGCTGCTGGTGCAGGCCTCAGCCCAGGCCCTGGTGTTTCTCTCCCAGGACTTCCTGCTGTTCTTCCTGGCCTGGGAACTGGAACTCGTGCCGGTGTATTTGCTGATTGCCATCTGGGGCGGTCAGAACCGTCAGTACGCAGCGACCAAATTCATTCTCTATACAGCGCTGGCATCCCTTCTGATCCTGATCAGCGGCCTAGCCATTGCCAACTCCGGTGACAGCTTCACCCTGAACATGACGGAGATGGCTCAGCGCTCCCCAGGTGGCAGTTTCGGCCTGCTCTGCTATCTGGGCTTCCTCGTGGGTTTCGGCGTGAAATTGCCGATTTTCCCTTTGCATACCTGGCTTCCGGATGCCCACGGTGAAGCCAATGCTCCGGTCTCCATGTTGTTAGCCGGCGTTCTGCTGAAGATGGGCGGTTACGCGCTGCTGCGCTTCAACGTGCAGATGCTCCCGGAAGCCCATCTCTTACTGGCCCCGGCTCTGATCATCCTCGGGATCGTCAATATCGTTTACGGCGCTCTGAACGCCTTCGCCCAAGACAACGTGAAGCGCAGGATCGCTTGCAGCTCAGTCAGTCATATGGGCTTCGTGCTGGTGGGGATCGGCGCCGTCGATGCTCTCGGCCTGAGCGGAGCCATGCTTCAGATGATTAGCCATGGCCTCATCGCAGCAGCAATGTTCTTCGTCACGGGCTGCTTCTACGAGCGCACCAAGACCCTTTCGATCCCCAACATGGGAGGCCTGGCCAAAGCCTTACCGATCACATTCGCCTTTTTCCTTGCAAGCTCCCTAGCCTCACTGGCCCTACCTGGCATGAGCGGCTTCATCAGCGAGATCACAGTGTTCCTAGGCATCACCAGCCAGGAGAGTTTCACCACATTCTTCAGAGTCACCACCATCGTTTTGGCGGCGATTGGGCTTGTTCTCACTCCCATCTATCTGCTGTCAATGTGCCGCAGAGTGTTTTTCGGACCACGAATTCCTGCCCTCGCCTTCGTGAAGGACATGCGCCCTCGGGAAGCGGCGATTGGGCTCACCTTGCTGGTTCCAACACTGGTGATTGGCTTTTGGCCTCGGATCGCCATGGATCTCTATGAGGCATCCACCGATGCCCTTGCTTCTGATCTAGCAAGTCACACCCTTGTTGCTGCCCGTGCCCTTCTCCCCACCGGCTGA
- a CDS encoding M3 family metallopeptidase, producing the protein MSTPELLRGEGLPHFEAIDAEQVNNEIPALLTSLNDQLETLETSLQQRLAAASPLGWDELMPSLHQLGERLRWSWGVVSHLTGVRNTPELREAHAKQQPEVVRFSNRLGQSQILHEALSRLKSSPAEPLDSTQLRILDAELLSMQHRGVALRGEEQSDFNRTSERMAALSTGFSNHVLDATQTWSLVIQERDQLNGVPERALEILAAAAKEAGDQAADGSEPSATEGPWRLGLDMPRYIPVITHAKDRSLRETVYKAHVSRASSGDLDNAPLIEEILQLRREQATRLGYANWAELSLASKMADDVPAVESLLEELRASAMPVAQKELQELGECARSHGAAEADALAPWDVSHWAEQLRRERFDLDQEALRPWFPLPQVLEGLFSLCERLFSIRIKAADGEAPIWNEDVRFFRVMDCSGEDLAAFYLDPFSRPASKRGGAWMDECLSRQRNADGDLTLPVAYLICNQTPPAGDTPSLMSFEEVETLFHEFGHGLQHMLTTVEHPEAAGINNVEWDAVELPSQFMENWCLDRSTLMGMARHWQTGEPLPEEDYQKLCSSRTFMQGNGTLRQVHFALTDLRLHSQWTPELKISPDAFRRRIAETTSVLQPVKEDRFLCAFGHIFAGGYAAGYYSYKWAEVLSADAFAAFEEVGLEKDDDVAATGERFRNTVLSLGGSLRPAEVYRRFRGRDATSAALIRHTGLAVKAS; encoded by the coding sequence ATGAGCACCCCAGAACTGCTGCGCGGCGAGGGCCTTCCTCACTTCGAGGCCATTGACGCTGAGCAGGTCAACAATGAGATCCCTGCGCTACTGACCAGCCTGAACGATCAGCTGGAGACGCTGGAGACATCCCTGCAGCAGCGCCTCGCCGCGGCCTCACCTCTGGGCTGGGATGAGCTGATGCCGAGCCTGCATCAGCTTGGCGAACGTCTTCGCTGGAGCTGGGGCGTGGTGAGTCATCTCACTGGTGTTCGCAACACGCCCGAGCTGCGTGAAGCCCATGCGAAACAGCAGCCCGAGGTGGTGCGCTTCAGCAACCGCCTCGGTCAGAGCCAGATTCTGCATGAAGCTCTCAGCAGACTGAAGTCATCCCCTGCTGAACCCCTCGACAGCACCCAGCTCCGCATCCTCGATGCGGAGCTTCTCTCGATGCAGCATCGAGGCGTGGCCCTCAGAGGCGAAGAGCAATCGGATTTCAACCGCACGAGTGAACGGATGGCGGCTCTCTCCACCGGATTCAGCAACCACGTGCTCGACGCCACGCAGACCTGGAGCCTGGTGATTCAGGAGCGTGATCAGCTGAACGGTGTTCCCGAGAGAGCCCTGGAAATCCTTGCTGCCGCCGCCAAGGAAGCCGGTGATCAAGCCGCTGACGGTTCCGAACCGAGCGCAACCGAAGGACCATGGCGACTGGGACTGGACATGCCGCGCTATATCCCGGTGATTACTCATGCCAAGGACCGAAGCCTGCGTGAGACCGTTTACAAAGCCCATGTGAGTCGCGCCAGCAGTGGCGATCTGGATAACGCGCCACTGATCGAGGAGATCCTTCAGCTGCGGCGTGAACAGGCAACCCGGCTGGGCTACGCCAACTGGGCGGAGCTCAGCCTCGCTTCCAAAATGGCTGATGATGTGCCCGCGGTGGAGTCGCTGCTGGAAGAGCTGAGAGCTTCAGCGATGCCAGTGGCTCAAAAGGAACTCCAGGAATTGGGTGAATGTGCCCGAAGCCACGGTGCTGCCGAAGCCGATGCACTGGCCCCATGGGATGTGAGCCACTGGGCGGAGCAGCTCAGACGAGAACGTTTCGATCTCGATCAGGAAGCACTGCGGCCCTGGTTTCCTCTTCCCCAGGTGCTTGAGGGACTGTTCAGCCTCTGCGAACGCCTGTTCAGCATCCGCATCAAAGCCGCAGATGGCGAAGCACCGATTTGGAACGAGGATGTTCGCTTCTTCCGGGTCATGGACTGCAGCGGCGAAGACCTGGCGGCTTTTTATCTGGACCCTTTCAGCCGTCCCGCCAGCAAGCGCGGCGGTGCATGGATGGATGAGTGCCTGAGCCGTCAACGCAACGCCGATGGCGATCTCACCCTGCCGGTGGCCTACCTGATCTGCAACCAGACCCCCCCGGCCGGTGACACCCCCAGCCTGATGAGCTTCGAAGAGGTGGAAACCCTCTTCCATGAATTCGGTCATGGCCTTCAACACATGCTCACCACGGTTGAGCACCCGGAAGCCGCTGGCATCAACAACGTGGAATGGGACGCCGTTGAGCTTCCCAGCCAGTTCATGGAGAACTGGTGTCTGGATCGAAGCACCCTGATGGGCATGGCCCGTCATTGGCAGACCGGGGAACCGCTACCGGAGGAGGACTATCAGAAGCTGTGCAGTAGCCGTACCTTCATGCAGGGCAACGGCACGCTTCGGCAGGTCCATTTCGCTCTGACCGACCTGCGACTCCACAGCCAATGGACCCCAGAACTCAAGATCAGCCCGGATGCATTCCGTCGCCGCATCGCTGAAACCACCAGCGTGCTGCAGCCCGTTAAGGAAGACCGTTTCCTCTGCGCATTTGGCCACATCTTTGCCGGGGGTTATGCCGCTGGCTATTACTCCTACAAATGGGCCGAGGTGCTCAGCGCCGATGCATTTGCAGCCTTTGAAGAAGTGGGCCTGGAGAAAGACGATGATGTCGCTGCCACTGGGGAACGTTTCCGCAACACCGTCCTCAGCCTGGGTGGGAGCCTGCGGCCTGCAGAGGTGTATCGGCGCTTCCGCGGCAGGGACGCCACCAGCGCAGCACTCATCCGACATACTGGTCTGGCGGTCAAGGCTTCCTGA
- a CDS encoding ArgR family transcriptional regulator produces MAHDLLRLSATWGQSAEDGTGLAPLIELEAALEQSSLRRGISRDVFLKELLSDLHHQRLIPLLMMLPRRWRGQSASLPEHLRSFASLLENNLISPLLLATLADDLQHMLPAVSKPSALGALDRWCERQISISAEQTLTLPQTLEELWSMTVDASEDLPAVQEKPPGTLARISAMGGVLTWSNRGLSNLQEEPERLRNRLLAQILNVLGSNRLNGASRASEPFRFENVSSGRELLDHLNSKGWLCCARIRTSVASFGLGASTGMGEQWLQIPLAVPYRTSLLDETGEEIQALMPHSSLEMELQPPSGSPLLLQYYQGVEGLNGWAALNELHRPWQNDRNNGTVAYQATELRGAQLGETLNLCELMGAVHNSEAQFSSLHMGGYGVLGFCIDSTALLEQAITGTTHLFPLTLGDLWRQRLHRQLQQQLDAGLQATDHSVNRYRLALDQLPQDLFHDNQTRPEAHRRLKASQPRHSPFALVRALNGEFSTED; encoded by the coding sequence TTGGCACACGATCTGCTCAGGTTGAGTGCAACCTGGGGCCAGTCTGCTGAAGATGGCACTGGCCTCGCTCCTCTGATCGAGCTGGAAGCCGCACTGGAACAGAGCAGCTTGCGGCGCGGCATCAGCCGTGATGTGTTTCTCAAGGAGCTGCTCAGCGACCTACACCATCAACGTTTGATCCCGCTGTTGATGATGCTTCCCAGGCGTTGGCGAGGGCAGAGCGCCAGCCTGCCGGAACATCTACGCAGCTTTGCAAGCTTGCTAGAGAACAATCTGATCAGCCCACTGCTGCTGGCAACCCTGGCCGATGACCTGCAGCACATGTTGCCCGCAGTCTCCAAACCCTCAGCACTCGGTGCCCTTGATCGCTGGTGTGAGCGACAGATCTCCATCAGCGCTGAACAGACCCTCACACTGCCGCAGACGCTCGAAGAGCTGTGGTCAATGACGGTGGATGCATCCGAGGACTTGCCTGCAGTCCAAGAGAAACCCCCTGGCACGCTGGCGAGAATCAGTGCAATGGGAGGGGTTCTGACCTGGAGCAACCGAGGACTCTCCAATCTGCAGGAAGAACCTGAACGGCTGCGCAACCGTCTGCTGGCTCAGATCCTCAATGTGCTCGGGAGCAACCGACTGAACGGGGCAAGCCGTGCATCAGAACCATTCAGGTTCGAGAACGTCAGCAGCGGCCGTGAGCTGTTGGATCATCTGAACAGCAAGGGCTGGCTGTGTTGCGCTCGGATTCGCACGAGTGTGGCCAGTTTCGGCCTGGGCGCCAGCACCGGCATGGGTGAGCAATGGCTGCAGATCCCGCTAGCGGTGCCCTATCGGACCAGCCTTCTTGATGAAACTGGCGAAGAGATCCAGGCACTGATGCCCCATTCCTCCTTGGAAATGGAACTGCAGCCTCCCAGCGGCTCACCACTACTGTTGCAGTACTACCAGGGCGTTGAAGGATTGAACGGCTGGGCAGCCCTCAATGAGCTGCATCGTCCCTGGCAGAACGATCGGAACAATGGAACCGTCGCTTATCAAGCGACCGAACTCAGAGGCGCACAGCTGGGTGAGACCCTCAATCTCTGTGAGCTGATGGGAGCTGTGCACAACAGCGAAGCCCAGTTCAGCTCTCTCCATATGGGCGGATACGGAGTGCTGGGGTTCTGCATCGACTCGACAGCCCTGCTAGAGCAGGCCATCACGGGAACAACCCATCTTTTCCCACTGACGCTCGGAGACCTTTGGCGTCAGCGACTGCACCGCCAGTTGCAACAACAATTGGACGCTGGCCTGCAAGCGACAGACCACAGCGTGAACCGCTACCGCCTCGCCCTGGACCAACTGCCCCAGGACCTCTTTCATGACAACCAGACACGACCTGAAGCCCATCGAAGGTTGAAAGCCAGCCAGCCACGACACAGCCCTTTCGCACTGGTTCGCGCTCTCAACGGGGAATTCTCAACGGAGGACTGA
- a CDS encoding alpha/beta hydrolase, whose translation MTGSASTETVAAVQHQRRRLRHVRRWLVVALVCVAMLGLLGLTAVRRDAASLLQPESLLELLTWFGSVLVVVVALVGVYSVMVDFVFWEGWMHGLPDPRQLFASEREGSGQHRHYVVYLDGIHQSEESHPPRVSEFLDCLQESITDDTMLVKGIEAYTITNVGLRTTTFAGWFWQRLFALQEHHPNGLVRFICAFCVQANNVIKVGISSDRRYGPVMNYELALKIARRLDSIGFMPHQASRIVLVGYSGGGEMAIGIAEILQQLCRVRVQVITVCGVFSGNGALESVNDVAMVLGSRDPVAALGRIAYPGRLPLLPLSNWNCWQRHHSLQRYMIEGMSHNGSSGPFSTAFRSSVVEAICKELELSALSPPLRIPR comes from the coding sequence ATGACAGGGTCCGCTTCGACAGAAACAGTCGCGGCTGTTCAGCATCAGCGCCGTCGTCTTCGCCATGTGCGTCGTTGGCTGGTGGTGGCCTTGGTCTGTGTTGCCATGCTCGGGCTGCTGGGTCTGACTGCCGTCCGCAGGGATGCGGCTTCGCTGTTGCAACCCGAATCGTTACTGGAACTGCTGACCTGGTTCGGAAGCGTGCTGGTCGTGGTGGTCGCCCTGGTCGGCGTGTATTCGGTGATGGTGGATTTCGTGTTCTGGGAAGGCTGGATGCATGGCCTTCCGGACCCCCGGCAACTATTTGCCTCAGAACGTGAGGGTTCTGGTCAGCATCGTCACTATGTCGTTTACCTCGATGGAATCCATCAGAGCGAAGAGAGTCATCCACCGCGGGTGAGTGAATTTCTTGACTGTCTGCAGGAGTCGATTACGGATGACACGATGCTCGTGAAAGGGATTGAGGCCTACACGATCACCAACGTCGGACTGCGTACGACCACCTTCGCCGGATGGTTCTGGCAGCGGCTGTTCGCTCTGCAGGAGCATCACCCCAATGGTCTGGTTCGTTTCATCTGCGCCTTCTGCGTGCAGGCGAACAACGTCATCAAGGTCGGAATCTCCTCGGATCGACGTTATGGACCGGTGATGAACTATGAGCTGGCGTTGAAGATCGCCCGTCGCCTCGATTCGATTGGCTTCATGCCTCATCAGGCGTCCCGCATCGTCCTCGTTGGTTACAGCGGAGGTGGAGAGATGGCGATCGGCATCGCTGAGATTCTCCAGCAGCTCTGTCGTGTGAGGGTTCAGGTGATCACGGTCTGTGGAGTCTTCAGCGGCAACGGTGCGCTCGAGTCCGTCAATGATGTGGCCATGGTGCTGGGTAGTCGAGACCCCGTGGCGGCTCTGGGGCGGATCGCCTATCCCGGTCGTCTGCCCCTGCTGCCACTCTCCAATTGGAATTGCTGGCAACGGCATCATTCTCTGCAGCGCTACATGATTGAGGGGATGAGTCACAACGGCTCCTCGGGCCCCTTTTCCACGGCGTTCCGTAGCTCAGTGGTTGAGGCCATCTGCAAGGAACTGGAGCTTTCTGCCCTCAGTCCTCCGTTGAGAATTCCCCGTTGA
- a CDS encoding DUF6629 family protein, which translates to MCFSASASFTASAVLVPLGLYSHHLATRHERPDYKPLALVPFFFGVQQFVEGLEWTAIDGGNIEPLATIGGLGFLFFAYCFWMIWIPWSAWSISRSTDSKGLQRRLKWVAIVATVLGIAFYLPMLFNPPAIQPAVHSNGRLLYDIASLRSIFHNFVNTEPVGELVYWGFIVLPLLAVRDKAVKLFGALIFVSIFLTWATYSATFNSVWCFYCAVLSIMVIWIVNRPHLRQA; encoded by the coding sequence ATGTGTTTTTCGGCTTCGGCAAGTTTCACGGCATCCGCCGTGCTCGTTCCTTTAGGTCTTTATTCGCATCATCTGGCCACGCGTCATGAGCGGCCTGACTACAAGCCTCTCGCCCTGGTGCCGTTCTTCTTCGGTGTTCAGCAATTTGTCGAGGGCCTCGAGTGGACAGCCATCGACGGCGGAAACATCGAACCTCTTGCAACGATTGGTGGTCTCGGCTTTCTCTTCTTCGCCTACTGCTTCTGGATGATCTGGATTCCGTGGAGCGCGTGGTCGATTAGCCGCAGTACCGACTCCAAGGGATTGCAACGCCGCTTGAAGTGGGTTGCGATTGTGGCCACGGTTCTCGGGATCGCGTTCTATCTGCCCATGCTCTTCAACCCGCCGGCGATTCAGCCAGCGGTTCACAGCAATGGTCGACTTCTCTACGACATTGCCAGTCTGCGCAGCATCTTTCACAACTTTGTCAACACTGAACCTGTCGGTGAGTTGGTGTATTGGGGCTTTATTGTTTTGCCGCTTCTGGCCGTCAGAGACAAGGCGGTGAAATTGTTCGGCGCGCTGATTTTCGTGTCGATCTTCCTGACGTGGGCGACGTACAGCGCAACCTTCAATTCGGTCTGGTGCTTCTATTGCGCCGTGCTTTCGATCATGGTGATTTGGATCGTTAATCGTCCCCATCTGCGTCAGGCTTGA
- a CDS encoding triacylglycerol lipase — MTTTVPSRLRRPLVLVHGLWDTPHLFRRLVRRLEEHEVPLLVPHLPHRLGAVPLRILAEQLDDHIRQRWGSDVEVDLLGFSMGGIIGRVWLQQLDGARRTRRFVSVGSPQRGTVTAQWIPSWLCAGLADMKRGSPLLRSLNDDVQVLKRLDCVSYYCRWDLMVFPGWQAHLPCGLVSSLPVFTHQQLMSHPQSLDVLLRTLLSD; from the coding sequence ATGACCACCACGGTGCCTTCTCGATTGCGGAGACCGCTGGTTCTTGTGCATGGCCTCTGGGATACGCCGCATCTGTTTCGTCGATTGGTCCGTCGCTTGGAGGAGCATGAGGTTCCGCTTCTGGTTCCTCATCTTCCGCACCGCTTAGGCGCTGTTCCCTTGCGCATCCTGGCGGAACAACTCGACGATCACATCCGTCAGCGCTGGGGTAGCGACGTTGAGGTGGACCTGCTTGGTTTTTCGATGGGCGGCATCATCGGGCGAGTCTGGCTGCAGCAGCTGGACGGTGCCCGACGCACCCGTCGCTTTGTGAGTGTTGGCAGTCCGCAGCGGGGTACCGTCACGGCGCAGTGGATTCCCTCGTGGCTTTGTGCCGGGTTGGCCGACATGAAACGGGGCAGTCCGCTGTTGCGTTCCCTCAATGATGATGTTCAGGTTCTCAAGAGATTGGACTGCGTCAGTTACTACTGCCGTTGGGATTTGATGGTTTTCCCTGGATGGCAGGCCCATCTGCCTTGTGGACTCGTGAGCAGTCTTCCTGTCTTCACCCATCAGCAATTGATGTCGCATCCCCAATCTCTCGATGTTTTGCTGAGAACGCTTCTGAGTGACTGA
- the folB gene encoding dihydroneopterin aldolase translates to MSNVTHPLDIIRVDNLRLWAHVGVLDHEREHGQWFRVDLELHLDLSQSASADSLAATADYSLGVQALQRLAAEITCYTIEHFSERMFEELEGIYGALPMHLWLSKCHAPIPGFAGTVSLERWRRKPL, encoded by the coding sequence ATGAGCAACGTCACTCATCCTTTGGACATCATCAGAGTCGATAATCTTCGCCTTTGGGCCCATGTGGGGGTTCTTGACCATGAGCGTGAACACGGTCAGTGGTTTCGCGTTGATCTGGAGCTGCATCTTGATCTGAGTCAGTCGGCCTCTGCTGACTCGCTGGCGGCAACCGCTGATTACAGCTTGGGAGTTCAGGCTTTGCAGCGTCTTGCTGCCGAGATCACCTGCTACACCATCGAACATTTCAGTGAGCGCATGTTTGAGGAGCTTGAGGGGATCTATGGAGCTTTGCCGATGCATCTTTGGCTGAGCAAATGTCATGCACCCATCCCAGGTTTCGCAGGTACGGTGAGCCTTGAGCGCTGGCGCCGCAAGCCGTTATGA
- a CDS encoding glutamate-5-semialdehyde dehydrogenase translates to MLPVQAVPDPSPELLSLAAGLRRAATDLGLTSDDQRREALLAMAESLRANTGAIVAANQVDLENAEQNGLASALMARLKLDDVKLEGAIAGVRQLAELADPLGRRQLHRELDDGLVLERVSVPLGVVGVIFEARPDAVIQIASLAIRSGNGAILKGGREAECTNKAVMAALQQGLVATSVSSEALALLTTREDSLALLRLEGLVDLIIPRGSNELVRFIQDNTRIPVLGHADGVCHLYVDAEADPDQAVAIALDSKVQYPAACNAMETLLVHADIAEIFLEKAIPAFQAEGVRLLGDPGACSLGISEAAADADWSTEYLALTLSVRVVDDLAAALEHIRRYGSRHTEAIATRNVSTAERFLRSVDSAGVYHNCSTRFADGFRYGFGAEVGISTQTLPPRGPVGLEGLVTYRYRLRGDGHTAADYASGARRFSHVDLEG, encoded by the coding sequence ATGTTGCCCGTGCAGGCCGTTCCAGACCCCTCCCCGGAGCTTCTGTCTTTGGCGGCGGGCCTGCGCCGTGCTGCCACTGATCTGGGGCTGACCAGCGATGACCAGCGCCGGGAGGCGCTGCTGGCCATGGCGGAGTCACTCCGTGCCAACACCGGCGCCATCGTTGCCGCGAACCAGGTTGACCTTGAAAACGCTGAGCAAAACGGTCTGGCTTCGGCATTGATGGCCCGCCTCAAGCTCGATGACGTCAAGCTTGAAGGTGCGATTGCCGGGGTTCGACAGCTGGCAGAGCTTGCTGACCCCCTCGGTCGACGCCAGTTGCATCGGGAACTGGATGACGGCCTTGTGCTGGAACGCGTCAGCGTTCCCCTCGGGGTCGTGGGTGTGATCTTCGAAGCCCGTCCTGATGCTGTGATTCAGATCGCTTCGTTGGCCATCCGCTCAGGTAACGGGGCGATCCTCAAGGGAGGACGTGAAGCTGAGTGCACCAACAAGGCGGTGATGGCAGCGCTGCAGCAAGGCCTCGTCGCCACATCGGTATCCTCCGAGGCCCTCGCTCTGCTCACCACCCGTGAAGACAGCCTTGCTTTGCTGCGGCTTGAGGGATTGGTGGATCTGATCATTCCCAGGGGCAGCAACGAACTGGTGCGCTTCATTCAGGACAACACCCGTATTCCCGTGCTCGGCCATGCCGATGGGGTGTGTCATCTGTATGTGGATGCCGAGGCGGACCCAGATCAGGCTGTGGCCATTGCCCTGGACAGCAAAGTGCAATACCCGGCTGCCTGCAATGCAATGGAGACTTTGCTGGTTCATGCCGATATTGCCGAGATATTCCTGGAAAAGGCCATCCCTGCTTTCCAGGCCGAAGGTGTGCGGCTGCTCGGTGATCCAGGCGCTTGCTCTCTCGGGATCAGTGAGGCCGCGGCCGACGCAGACTGGAGCACGGAATATTTGGCGTTGACCCTGTCCGTTCGTGTTGTGGATGATCTCGCTGCAGCTCTTGAACACATCCGTCGCTACGGCTCGCGTCATACCGAGGCGATTGCAACCCGTAACGTCTCCACTGCCGAGCGATTCCTGCGCTCAGTCGATAGCGCCGGTGTCTATCACAACTGTTCCACTCGCTTCGCAGACGGCTTTCGCTACGGATTCGGCGCGGAAGTGGGCATCTCGACCCAGACTCTGCCTCCAAGGGGACCTGTCGGTTTGGAAGGGTTGGTGACCTATCGCTATCGATTGCGTGGTGATGGCCATACCGCTGCCGACTATGCCTCGGGCGCACGTCGCTTCAGCCATGTGGACTTGGAGGGATGA